Part of the Gemmatimonadaceae bacterium genome is shown below.
CACATTGCGCCGATGGTCGAGCGACTGCAGTGCTTCCGCGGGATATCGCTTCATTCAGCAATGGTACTCGCTACAGAGATTGTCGATTGGCGACGATTCGAGCGTCCCTCTCAACTCGCGTGCTACCTGGGTCTCGTATCAAGAGAAGATTCGAGTGGCGACCGCACTCGACTCGGCTCAATCACCAAGGCCGGCAACAGTCACTGCCGCCACGTGCTCGTGCAGGCAGCGTGGAGTTACCGTCATCGACCGCAGACCGGAGTCGAGCTCAAGCGAAGACAGCAGGGGCAATCACCAGGCGTAATCGTGCACGCGTGGAAAGCTCAGCAACGACTACATCAGCGCTTCAATCATTTATCGTATCGCAAGCGACCACAGATCGCTGTCGTAGCGGTCGCTCGTTAACTAGTCGGATTTCTGTGGGCCGTGATGCAAGACGTCGCACCAATCGAGCAACAAGCAGCGTGAACACATCGGTCGTGGTCCGTGGATCGTAGGTGAGAAGTGCGCCGTCGTACGCGCAGCGTCCAGCAGCGCGAGACAGATCCGCTTTCAACGTCGGCACCTCCGGCGGATGCGCGACGAGGGGCTCCAGCTCGGCGCGCAAGCCCGCCGCGAGAGGTGCGAGCGCACCTGTGGCAACGCCACGACGAGCGAGAAGATCTTCCGCGGAGATGAGAATGCTCATCGGGTGCCAAATGGCGCGAGCGTCCAGTCGCGAACCGTCACGAGCTCGCCGCGCAGGTCCATGCTGGCGCCACGCACGCGACGCGAGACCCCCTGAAGTCCGCGTGCGTGATAGATCCACGTTGCTGGCGCGATGGTATCGAGTGCTGCCTGCACGTCGCGCCACGCACCACGCTCCGCTACACCAGGCGCAGCATTCCGCGCACCGTCGAGCAGAGCATCCAGTGCGGCCGTGTGGTAGCCGGTGTAGTCAAGAGCGCTTCCCCGCTGTCGTCCTGCAAAGAGCGCGTCGAGGTAAGACAGCGAGAGATCGCCGGGGATTCCGGCGAGCAGCAGGTCGAATCGTTTGTCCGGCGCGCGCGCGGTTGTGAGAAAGGTGCCCATCTCCGTCTGCCGGATGCGCAACTCGATTCCGCGGGCAGCGAGATCCGCCTGCAGTAGCTGCTCGACGACGTTGTCGCCGGTGCCGACCGTGAGCAACTCGGCCCGCAAGCGCTGACCGCCGCGCACGCGCAGTCGGTCGGCACCGCGCCGCCAGCCCGCCGCTTCCAGCAGCGAGTCGGCGCGCAGCGTGTCGCTCTGCCGCGGCGCTTCACGCCAGGCGAGTGGGCTTTCAGGTGGCACGGGTGTCGATGCGGGAGTGCCGAATCCGGCGAGCGCGATCTCGACGATGCGAGAGCGATCGATCGACCGTGCGACGGCGAGTCGCACGCGTGCGTCGTCGAAAGGCGGGCGCGTGGTGTTGAAGAATAGTCCGACACCGAAGGGGATCGGATACGTCACCACGCGGAGCGTCGCATCGCGCTTCGCCAACCCCGCCATCGTCGGCGAGATGCCCGCCATGTCGAGCTCACCGC
Proteins encoded:
- a CDS encoding ABC transporter substrate-binding protein: NDAFPASLGGPPALRGLVIAVVDEATTKFAGLASGELDMAGISPTMAGLAKRDATLRVVTYPIPFGVGLFFNTTRPPFDDARVRLAVARSIDRSRIVEIALAGFGTPASTPVPPESPLAWREAPRQSDTLRADSLLEAAGWRRGADRLRVRGGQRLRAELLTVGTGDNVVEQLLQADLAARGIELRIRQTEMGTFLTTARAPDKRFDLLLAGIPGDLSLSYLDALFAGRQRGSALDYTGYHTAALDALLDGARNAAPGVAERGAWRDVQAALDTIAPATWIYHARGLQGVSRRVRGASMDLRGELVTVRDWTLAPFGTR